Part of the Caulifigura coniformis genome, GTTCGCCCACGACCTTCGAAATCTGGAATCCATCTCCGAAGTACCGGAGCTGTTCCCCGAGGCCGATCTGTTTTTCCTTCGGGCAATCTTCGATGCCGTTGTAACAGGCGGTCGTCGGGCAGGTGAGGATGCACTGTCCGACGCGGGCCGTCACCGCTTTGCCGAGCGCGTCGCGGCTGAACGCGAAAACCAGCAGCGACACTCCGGGCCGGCCGTCCGGCGTCTCGTCAGGCTCCAGAACGCGTTCGAGGCCCGCTTCGCAGTCGCAGGCGATCACGCTGGTGGCGTTGCCCGTGAAAACGTCCGCTGCCGTTTTCGCCCACTTCGCACTCGCAGCCGTGACGATCAGCCGCGTGGCTGACATCGAGAAGGCCTCTGCGAAGGTGTCGACGATGTCCACGCCGTGGAGCTGGGGCATGCGGCACTCATAAAAAAAGCCCACGGGGTCTGCCCGTGGGCTTCAGGGAGTCATTGGTTAATCATTCACCCGGCCCAGGTAGTTGCCAGATTCGGTGTCGATCTTCACCTTCTCGCCCGTGCTGATGAACGACGGGACCTGGATCTCGCCGCCCGTCTCGACGGTCGCCGGCTTCGTGACGTTCGTCGCCGTGTTTCCGCGGGCCGCCGGTTCCGTGTAGGTGATCTCCAGCACGATGTGCGTCGGCGGCGTCACGCCGATCAGCTTCTCGTTCCAGTACATCAGCTGGCAGGGGCTGCCTTCCTTGATGAACCGCATCTGCTGGCCGCAGATGTCTTTCGAAAGCCCGACCTGCTCGAAGCTTTCATTGTCCATGAAGATGTAGTCCTGGCTGTCGAAGTAGGAGTAAATCCCGTCGACGTTGCGGATGTCCGCGGCTTCCAGCGAATCACCGCTGCGGTACGTGCGGTCGAGCAGCGAGCCCTTGAGCAGGTTCCGCATCTTGCACTTGTACAGTGCCTGGCCCTTGCCGGGTTTCACGAAATCGCAGTGGACCATTTCGTAAGGATCGCTCTCGACGATCACCTTGATACCCTTACGAAATTCACCGGCGTTGAACACAGCCATTGGTCGAGTCTCGGATCAGTCGATAAAACGTTGCCAGGCGCTGATCCCGGCAAGGAATATGAGAACCCGCTGCCGATTCGACGGCCAAGCGGATCGGGAAGATAGCAGATGGCTGGAAACAGGGAAATCTCCGGAGAAGCAGCGGGTCCGGTCGTTCCGGACTTCCCCTCCCTCCGTGACGATATCCCTCAATTTCCCCCCGCGCGACCCGCCGAAGCCGGGGAGCCTCAAACCGACTGGCGACGTTCGCTTTCGGACGCCGTTCGCGACCCGGCCGAACTGCTGGAACTCCTCCGCCTCCCCGCCGACCTCCTGCCGGCCGCCCGACAGGCGGCCGGGTTGTTCCCGCTCGTCGTCCCCCGCAGCTTCGTCAGCCGCATGAAAGTCGGCGACCCTGCTGACCCGCTCCTCCGCCAGGTCCTTCCCTTCGCCGAAGAGCTGGACGTCCGCACCGACCTCGTCCTCGATCCCGTGGGCGATTCCGATGCCCGCATCGCTCCGGGCCTGCTCCAGAAATATGAGGGCAGGGCCCTCCTGGTTTCGACCGGCGTCTGCGCCGTCAACTGCCGATACTGCTTCCGCCGCCACTATCCCTATGGCGATGAGCCCCGTCGGCTTGATGACTGGCAGCCGGCGATCGATGCGCTCGCCGCGGACGATACCCTTCACGAAGCCATCCTCAGCGGCGGCGATCCACTGGTCCTCACGGATGCCCGGCTGGCCGCGCTCGTCGAACGACTGGAGTCGATTCCTCACCTGAAACGGCTGCGGATTCACTCCCGGCTGCCGATCGTCCTCCCCGATCGCATCACGTCGTCGCTGATCGATCTCCTGCGCGACTCTCGCCTTCAGGCCGTGATGGTCGTGCATGCCAATCACGCGCATGAGATTCAGGGCGATTGTGCAGAGGCGTTGCGCACCCTCGTTCGTTCGGGCATTCCCACGCTGAACCAGGCCGTGCTCCTGAATGGAGTGAACGACTCCGTCGCCGCGCTGGCCGCCCTCTGCGAATCACTGGGAAACCTGGGCGTCCTCCCGTACTACCTGCACCAGTTCGACCGCGTCGCCGGGGCAGGGCACTTTGAGGTTGCGGAGGCCCGCGGCCTGGAACTGGTCGAGCAGCTGCGGGCGAAACTGTCCGGGTACCTGGTCCCGCGGTATGTTCGGGAGATCGCAGGGCGGCGAAGCAAGACTCCCCTGTAAGTGTCAGGGGCCGACGACCGGATTCCGGCGAAGGGCTTCACGAAAACCGGTTTCGACGCCAATCGATTGATCCCCATCCCCATGACGGCCGTTCAGGAGCCCGTTGAAG contains:
- the efp gene encoding elongation factor P — its product is MAVFNAGEFRKGIKVIVESDPYEMVHCDFVKPGKGQALYKCKMRNLLKGSLLDRTYRSGDSLEAADIRNVDGIYSYFDSQDYIFMDNESFEQVGLSKDICGQQMRFIKEGSPCQLMYWNEKLIGVTPPTHIVLEITYTEPAARGNTATNVTKPATVETGGEIQVPSFISTGEKVKIDTESGNYLGRVND
- the epmB gene encoding EF-P beta-lysylation protein EpmB, with translation MAGNREISGEAAGPVVPDFPSLRDDIPQFPPARPAEAGEPQTDWRRSLSDAVRDPAELLELLRLPADLLPAARQAAGLFPLVVPRSFVSRMKVGDPADPLLRQVLPFAEELDVRTDLVLDPVGDSDARIAPGLLQKYEGRALLVSTGVCAVNCRYCFRRHYPYGDEPRRLDDWQPAIDALAADDTLHEAILSGGDPLVLTDARLAALVERLESIPHLKRLRIHSRLPIVLPDRITSSLIDLLRDSRLQAVMVVHANHAHEIQGDCAEALRTLVRSGIPTLNQAVLLNGVNDSVAALAALCESLGNLGVLPYYLHQFDRVAGAGHFEVAEARGLELVEQLRAKLSGYLVPRYVREIAGRRSKTPL